The Oleispira antarctica RB-8 genome contains the following window.
AAACAGTAACAAATAGTGATTTGGATCCATCGAAATGGAAGAGTTTCGCAATATCGGTATTATTGGCCGATTAGGCAGTAAAAAAGTAGTTGAAACCGTACGCCGTTTAAAAACCTACTTGGTTGAAGAAGGGTATCACGTAATTTTGCAAGACCGTATTGCTGAAATTATGCCGGGCCATGGTATGCAGGTGAGCACTCAGAAAATGTTGGGTGAAATCTGTGACTTAGTGATCGTTGTGGGAGGAGATGGCAGCTTGTTAGGGGCCGCCCGTGCGTTGGCTAAACACAATACTCCTGTATTAGGTATCAATCGTGGCCGTTTAGGTTTTTTGACTGATATCAGTCCTGATGACGATATGGAAGACGCTATTCAAGCGGTTCTAGATGGTGAATACATCGAAGAACAGCGTTTTTTGTTGGATGCTGAAGTTAAGCGGAATGGTGTTTCGATTGCGACGGGTGAGGCGTTAAATGACGTTGTCTTGCACCCGGGTAAATCCGCTCGAATGATTGCTTTTGATCTGTATATCGAAGGTCAATTTGTACATCATCAGCGTGCAGATGGCATGATCGTTTCTTCTCCTACCGGTTCTACAGCTTACGCTTTATCGGGTGGTGGGCCTATTATGCATCCCAAGCTGGATGCGATTGTATTGGTGCCTATGTTCCCACATACGTTGTCCAGTCGTCCGATTGTGGTCGACGGTAATAGCGAGATTAAGCTGGTGATTGGTGAAAGTAACGAAACCTATCCAACGGTCAGTTGCGATGGTCAAAAGCATATTCCGTGTGCTCCTGGCGATGCGGTGACTATTCGTAAAAAACCTCATAAATTAAAATTGATTCACCCAAAAGATCATAACTTTTACGAAGTGTGTCGTAATAAGTTGGGTTGGGAAAAATCAGGTGCTAATTAATGCAGCAAGGTTACGATTTAATTGGTGATGTTCATGGCTGCGGAGAAACCCTTGTTGTTCTGTTGGAGCAGATGGGTTATCGCAAAATTAATGGCGTTTACCAGCATAAGAGCCGTAAAGTTGTCTTTTTGGGTGACATTATTGATCGTGGTCCCCATATTCGCTTAGCGTGTGAGGTTGTTCGCTCTATGGTCGATGCGGGTCATGCCCATATGATTATGGGCAATCATGAGTACAATCTCGTGACGTATATGACTCCAGCGCCTGCTGGGGTAAAGCGACCTTATTTACGTCCTCATACCGAGCGCAATAGTTTTATTGTGCAGCAAACGGTTGAGCAGTTTGCTAATCATCCGCAAGAATTTAAAGATTACCTAGATTGGTTTACCCAGCTGCCTTTATTCATCGACTTTGATCACTTTCGGGTGGTTCATGCGTGCTGGGATCATGCGCTGATTAATGAATTTATTGGTCGTTATGGGGGTAATCAACTGCACAAAGGTTTGTTATCTGAGTCGGTTAATCCTGACAGTTTTCTCTTTCAATTCCTTGATCGAATTTTACGCGGCACATCCTTGAAATTGCCAGATAACCGATCAATGACGGCAAAAGATGGCATGGTTCGTCAGTTTTTCCGCACTAAATTTTGGTCTCGTAGTCCAAAAGTGTACAGCGATGTTGTGTTTCAGCCCGACCCGTTACCGGTAGATCTAGCGCATGCTCGGCTCACCCCAGAGGAAAAAGATAAGCTGCTTTATTACTCTGAAAGCGAAAAACCTCTTTTCTTTGGTCATTATTGGATGTCAGGCGTGCCTGCCGTAATTCGCTCAAATATCGCTTGTCTTGATTACAGTGCGGTAAAATATGGACGCTTAGTCGCTTACCGAATGGATAGTGAGCGCCATTTAAATAATGGCAAATTTGCTTGGGTTCGGGTTGATAAAGCGGAGCGATAATTTATGAGTTCAATTTTAGTTTTTCAGGCCAGTCCTGATATTAATTTAACCCCCATTACCGATCGCCTTTGGCAGGCTAAAATACCTCATCGTGTCATTCTTAATGAAGGCAGCCAAGATTTATGGGTTGCCCGTACTGAAGATGCTGAA
Protein-coding sequences here:
- a CDS encoding metallophosphoesterase domain protein, yielding MQQGYDLIGDVHGCGETLVVLLEQMGYRKINGVYQHKSRKVVFLGDIIDRGPHIRLACEVVRSMVDAGHAHMIMGNHEYNLVTYMTPAPAGVKRPYLRPHTERNSFIVQQTVEQFANHPQEFKDYLDWFTQLPLFIDFDHFRVVHACWDHALINEFIGRYGGNQLHKGLLSESVNPDSFLFQFLDRILRGTSLKLPDNRSMTAKDGMVRQFFRTKFWSRSPKVYSDVVFQPDPLPVDLAHARLTPEEKDKLLYYSESEKPLFFGHYWMSGVPAVIRSNIACLDYSAVKYGRLVAYRMDSERHLNNGKFAWVRVDKAER
- the ppnK gene encoding Inorganic polyphosphate/ATP-NAD kinase, producing the protein MEEFRNIGIIGRLGSKKVVETVRRLKTYLVEEGYHVILQDRIAEIMPGHGMQVSTQKMLGEICDLVIVVGGDGSLLGAARALAKHNTPVLGINRGRLGFLTDISPDDDMEDAIQAVLDGEYIEEQRFLLDAEVKRNGVSIATGEALNDVVLHPGKSARMIAFDLYIEGQFVHHQRADGMIVSSPTGSTAYALSGGGPIMHPKLDAIVLVPMFPHTLSSRPIVVDGNSEIKLVIGESNETYPTVSCDGQKHIPCAPGDAVTIRKKPHKLKLIHPKDHNFYEVCRNKLGWEKSGAN